One stretch of Candidatus Eisenbacteria bacterium DNA includes these proteins:
- the rpsP gene encoding 30S ribosomal protein S16 has translation MSVVIRMKRAGAKKRPFFRVVVTDSRNPRDGRYIEQLGYYDPLTNPATFRIDTDRFSEWIRRGALPSESVGVMVSKHAPDALRPAPLPKPELSEVPVAAPKPKKAKAAKPKAAKAKPARKAKAATKASVKKAKTKAKAKAKKKSGIAKPKKAKKAKK, from the coding sequence ATGTCCGTCGTCATACGAATGAAGCGCGCGGGCGCGAAGAAGCGTCCGTTCTTCCGCGTCGTCGTCACCGACTCGAGGAACCCGAGGGACGGGCGCTACATCGAGCAGCTGGGCTATTACGACCCGCTCACCAATCCTGCGACGTTCCGGATCGACACGGACCGGTTCTCCGAGTGGATCCGGCGCGGGGCCCTGCCATCGGAGTCGGTCGGCGTGATGGTGTCCAAGCACGCCCCGGACGCGCTCCGTCCGGCGCCTCTCCCGAAGCCCGAGCTCTCCGAGGTTCCCGTCGCGGCGCCGAAGCCGAAGAAGGCGAAGGCCGCGAAGCCGAAGGCGGCGAAGGCCAAGCCCGCGAGGAAGGCGAAGGCGGCGACCAAGGCGAGCGTGAAGAAGGCGAAGACCAAGGCCAAGGCGAAGGCGAAGAAGAAGAGCGGGATCGCAAAGCCGAAGAAGGCCAAGAAGGCGAAGAAGTAG
- a CDS encoding KH domain-containing protein, whose translation MKTLIEYCARRLVDHPEGVHVDEHETGETSVFTLRVMPGDLGKVIGREGRTAQAMRLLLSASAAAQGRRATLEIAD comes from the coding sequence GTGAAAACCCTCATCGAGTACTGCGCCCGCCGCCTCGTCGATCACCCCGAGGGCGTGCACGTCGACGAGCACGAGACCGGGGAGACCAGCGTGTTCACGCTCCGGGTCATGCCGGGCGACCTGGGCAAGGTGATCGGCCGCGAGGGGCGGACAGCGCAGGCGATGCGCCTCCTGCTCTCGGCCTCCGCGGCGGCGCAGGGGCGTCGCGCCACTCTCGAGATTGCCGACTGA
- the rimM gene encoding 16S rRNA processing protein RimM, giving the protein MPTEPGGEPPILVGVIARAHGLDGEVVVDAYSDAPERFQPGSVLTAAFPTGKTASLVVANMRQFQKRLLVQFEGVATRTEAESLRGADLLIARSEVKPLPEGQYYRFELVGLAVKSRAGEPLGEVADVFSTGSNDVYVVRGPRGEILLPAIAGVIVEINLAQKTMTVAPPAGLPGWDGD; this is encoded by the coding sequence TTGCCGACTGAGCCGGGCGGCGAGCCGCCGATCCTCGTCGGGGTGATCGCGCGGGCGCACGGCCTCGACGGCGAGGTCGTCGTCGACGCGTACAGCGACGCTCCGGAGCGCTTCCAGCCGGGTAGCGTGCTGACGGCGGCATTCCCCACCGGGAAGACCGCGAGCCTCGTCGTGGCGAACATGCGCCAGTTCCAAAAGCGACTCCTGGTTCAATTCGAAGGCGTCGCGACCCGGACCGAGGCGGAATCGCTCCGCGGAGCCGACCTCTTGATCGCGCGAAGCGAGGTGAAGCCGCTTCCCGAGGGGCAGTACTACCGCTTTGAGCTCGTCGGCCTCGCGGTCAAGTCGCGCGCCGGTGAGCCGCTGGGCGAGGTGGCGGACGTCTTCTCGACCGGGAGCAACGACGTCTACGTGGTGCGCGGCCCCCGGGGCGAGATCCTGCTCCCGGCGATCGCCGGCGTGATCGTCGAGATCAATCTCGCGCAAAAGACGATGACCGTCGCGCCGCCGGCGGGCCTCCCGGGATGGGACGGAGACTGA
- the trmD gene encoding tRNA (guanosine(37)-N1)-methyltransferase TrmD: MRISILTLNPGFFEGPLGEGMIRIAREKGIVDIAVIQIRDFAADRYGTTDDTPYGGGAGMVMKVDTIVGAHEAAVERAGGLEARTLVTTPQGRPLTQAWARELAGVEHLVLVCGRYKGIDERAIPLLRAEEISIGDYVLSGGEAAALVVVDALARLQPGVLGDAGSAEADSFSEALLDAPVYTRPEDFRGYRVPEILLSGNHEQIRRWRRREALRRTRERRPDLLSGRALSDEDRKLLNEIEEETGP, translated from the coding sequence GTGCGTATCTCGATCTTGACGCTCAATCCCGGATTCTTCGAGGGTCCCCTCGGCGAGGGGATGATCCGCATCGCCCGGGAGAAGGGCATCGTCGACATCGCGGTCATCCAGATCCGGGATTTCGCGGCCGACCGCTACGGCACGACCGACGACACGCCCTACGGGGGCGGCGCCGGGATGGTCATGAAGGTGGACACGATCGTCGGAGCCCACGAAGCCGCGGTGGAGCGGGCGGGAGGGCTCGAGGCGCGGACGCTCGTGACGACGCCCCAGGGCCGGCCACTGACGCAAGCTTGGGCGAGGGAGCTGGCCGGCGTGGAGCACCTGGTCCTTGTCTGCGGGCGGTACAAGGGGATCGACGAGCGGGCTATCCCACTCCTCCGCGCCGAGGAGATCTCGATCGGGGACTACGTGCTCTCGGGCGGCGAGGCGGCGGCGCTCGTGGTCGTCGACGCCCTGGCCCGGCTTCAGCCCGGCGTCTTGGGGGACGCGGGGTCGGCTGAGGCCGACTCCTTTTCGGAGGCGCTCCTCGACGCGCCCGTGTACACTCGGCCGGAAGATTTTCGGGGGTACAGGGTCCCAGAGATCCTCCTGAGCGGAAATCATGAGCAGATTCGCCGCTGGCGGCGCCGCGAGGCGCTCCGGCGGACGCGCGAGCGTCGGCCCGACCTCCTGTCCGGCCGCGCCCTGAGCGACGAAGACCGGAAGCTTCTGAACGAGATTGAGGAGGAGACGGGACCATGA
- a CDS encoding 50S ribosomal protein L19, whose protein sequence is MSVLERFEARFKTDRALDFAPGDTVKVHVRVIEGEKERSQIFHGVVTSVRGSGMRSSFTVRKISGGIGVERTFPLHSPAVAKIELARKGRVRRAKLFYLRKRRGKAAKVDERDPIGGDGA, encoded by the coding sequence ATGAGCGTGCTGGAGCGATTTGAAGCCCGGTTCAAAACCGACCGGGCACTGGATTTCGCACCCGGGGACACGGTGAAGGTGCACGTCCGGGTGATTGAAGGGGAAAAGGAGCGGTCGCAGATCTTCCACGGCGTGGTCACGAGCGTGCGCGGGAGCGGAATGCGATCGAGCTTCACCGTCCGGAAAATCTCGGGCGGAATCGGCGTGGAGCGGACGTTCCCGCTCCACTCCCCCGCGGTCGCCAAGATCGAGCTGGCGCGGAAGGGAAGAGTGCGGCGTGCGAAGCTCTTCTATCTCCGGAAGCGGAGAGGGAAGGCGGCCAAGGTCGACGAGCGGGACCCGATCGGGGGCGATGGCGCGTAG